One stretch of Glycine soja cultivar W05 chromosome 7, ASM419377v2, whole genome shotgun sequence DNA includes these proteins:
- the LOC114420566 gene encoding protein FAR1-RELATED SEQUENCE 5-like, whose amino-acid sequence MNENDHEEEDDNDVIEVYENEHEEEDDARLEDEDEVDCEVQNDDYGDYDDFWIPSLLKDECISFETIVDIRQFDMEKMSVEDVSRLDFAELELAYVFYCWRDKGSTSNTRKRREKKESRCGCETIVFAAAIVTDETEETYVWLLEQFLETMKGKTPCSIITDGDLAMRNAITRVMAGVFHRLCAWHLLRNALSHVGDKQVLKWLKKLILGDFEVVTFEEKWKEMIATFELEDNSWIGELYEKRMKWSPAHLREQFQRCLTYFRYRVVVADYFSTYGNEVLQTNLRSLERSVDQLLTKEMFILFQSYVSRTIKLRVVDCKEMATFSVYTIVKYYSGSVWRVSYFPSTVNFSCCCMRMQSIGLPCDQILVVLVCLNFTKLPSCLVLNRWSKSATENIKDKYADSAIYWDSQLMARYVTLVQVSREVCEAAYYDEDEYEKILHFLSNEVRRLKSNKNSEPSIDDNDEQQGHNYDDILYPVVVQTKGCGQVGIDESGKRRRIQKYGQCGGSGHNKRSCTNRPRNANFMQQPHTFVASSSRPGP is encoded by the exons ATGAATGAAAATGATCATGAGGAGGAAGATGACAATGATGTTATTGAGGTGTATGAAAATGAACATGAAGAGGAAGACGATGCCAGACTGGAAGATGAGGATGAGGTGGATTGTGAGGTACAAAATGACGATTATGGAGATTATGATGATTTCTGGATTCCAAGTTTGTTAAAAGATGAATGTATAAGTTTTGAAACCATAGTTGATATTAGACAGTTTGACATGGAAAAAATGAGTGTTGAAGATGTAAGCAGGTTGGATTTTGCTGAGTTGGAGTTAGCGTATGTCTTCTACTGTTG GAGAGATAAAGGATCAACATCAAATACAAGGAAGCGccgagaaaaaaaagaaagcaggTGTGGTTGTGAA ACAATAGTTTTTGCCGCTGCTATTGTGACTGATGAGACAGAAGAAACATATGTTTGGTTGTTGGAACAATTCTTGGAAACAATGAAAGGAAAAACTCCTTGTTCAATAATAACTGATGGCGATCTGGCTATGAGGAATGCTATAACAAGAGTGATGGCAGGTGTTTTTCATAGATTGTGTGCATGGCACTTATTGCGTAATGCATTGAGCCATGTTGGAGACAAACAAGTTTTGAAATGGTTGAAGAAGCTAATTCTTGGGGATTTTGAAGTGGTCACATTTGAAGAAAAATGGAAAGAGATGATTGCTACCTTTGAATTGGAAGACAATAGTTGGATTGGTGAATTGTACGAAAAAAGGATGAAATGGTCTCCTGCCCATTTGAGGG AACAATTTCAAAGGTGCCTCACTTATTTTCGATATAGAGTGGTTGTAGCAGATTATTTCTCAACATACGGGAATGAAGTTTTGCAAACAAATCTTCGATCTCTTGAGCGGTCTGTTGATCAATTGCTTACTAAGGAGATGTTTATACTTTTTCAGTCATATGTCTCTAGGACTATTAAGCTGAGAGTCGTTGATTGCAAAGAGATGGCCACGTTCTCAGTTTACACGATTGTGAAGTACTATAGTGGAAGTGTTTGGCGTGTGTCCTATTTCCCATCCACGGTTAATTTTAGTTGTTGTTGTATGAGAATGCAATCCATTGGTCTTCCATGTGATCAAATATTGGTTGTTctggtttgtttaaattttacaaaGTTGCCAAGTTGTTTGGTTCTGAATAGGTGGTCAAAATCTGCCACAGAAAATATCAAAGATAAATATGCCGATTCTGCAATTTATTGGGATTCCCAATTGATGGCTAGGTATGTCACTCTGGTTCAAGTTTCTAGAGAAGTTTGCGAAGCTGCATACTATGATGAAGACGAGTATGAAAAAATATtgcatttcctatcaaatgaggTTAGAAGGCtaaagtcaaacaaaaatagtgAACCATCTATTGATGACAATGATGAGCAGCAGGGtcataattatgatgatattttaTACCCTGTTGTTGTTCAAACTAAAGGATGCGGACAAGTTGGAATAGATGAATCCGGAAAACGAAGGAGAATCCAAAAGTATGGGCAATGTGGTGGAAGTGGCCACAATAAGCGTTCTTGCACCAATCGTCCTCGAAATGCAAAT TTCATGCAACAACCACATACATTTGTTGCTAGTAGTAGCCGTCCTGGTCCATAA